The following coding sequences lie in one Syntrophorhabdaceae bacterium genomic window:
- a CDS encoding tetratricopeptide repeat protein has product MSKKSLHTHRGGTVNLTGTLQAALEAYERGHIEDAQAHARTALKIDPGNGDANHILGICAYRLGQHLRAAEYYRSALRAIKSPFIYNNLGVALKELGKAEEAEAAYRQALTLKPDYAEAHCNLGNALRDGGRVDEALSAYRKALEINPSNPVTLNNLGNALREKGSAEEAIEVYMRALQVRPASADTYRNLGIALRQSGKIDEAIAAYRRALTLKPDFAEVYYNLGNALRDKEQLSEAMGAYTRALELRPDYAEAHCNLGNALKETGDIDRALDEYGRAIDANPGFGQAYNNMANA; this is encoded by the coding sequence ATGTCGAAAAAATCCCTCCATACCCATCGCGGGGGAACGGTGAATCTCACCGGTACCCTCCAGGCTGCGCTTGAAGCCTACGAGCGGGGCCATATCGAAGATGCACAGGCCCATGCGCGCACCGCCCTGAAGATTGACCCGGGAAACGGTGATGCGAACCACATCCTCGGGATTTGCGCGTACCGGCTGGGACAGCACCTCAGGGCAGCGGAATACTACCGATCGGCTTTGAGGGCGATCAAATCCCCTTTCATTTACAACAATCTCGGTGTTGCCCTTAAAGAGCTCGGCAAGGCGGAAGAGGCCGAGGCCGCGTACAGGCAGGCCCTCACGCTGAAGCCTGATTATGCGGAAGCCCATTGCAATCTGGGGAATGCGCTGAGAGATGGGGGCCGCGTGGATGAAGCCCTTTCAGCATATCGAAAAGCCCTGGAAATTAACCCTTCCAATCCCGTGACTCTCAATAATCTGGGGAATGCGCTGAGAGAGAAGGGTTCTGCCGAAGAGGCGATCGAAGTATATATGAGGGCCCTCCAGGTGAGGCCCGCTTCCGCCGACACCTATCGGAACCTCGGGATCGCGTTGAGGCAGTCGGGCAAGATCGATGAGGCAATCGCGGCGTACAGAAGGGCCCTCACGCTGAAGCCTGATTTTGCGGAGGTATATTATAATCTGGGGAATGCGTTGCGGGATAAGGAGCAGCTTAGCGAAGCAATGGGCGCATATACCCGGGCCCTCGAGCTGAGGCCCGATTACGCGGAGGCTCACTGCAATCTCGGCAATGCCCTTAAGGAGACGGGGGACATCGATCGGGCTCTCGACGAATATGGCCGGGCAATCGATGCGAACCCGGGTTTCGGTCAGGCCTACAACAATATGGCCAATGCCT
- a CDS encoding response regulator translates to MNNREDGFRILIVDDNVELREILGEYLQGEGDFLEGAGNGKEALAMYGKRPYDLIITDLNMPLMSGMDLLKGIAKYGSTTECIIITGYASLDTAIEAVKLGAFDYIVKPFRMEELRVVVKNARDKIMLKKVNARLFEKLSYFYEELEKYKKKESEKQEEIEPMVDTEGIINDILKLEKIRRGRFLIE, encoded by the coding sequence ATGAATAATAGAGAAGACGGGTTTCGCATCCTTATCGTGGATGACAATGTCGAGCTGAGGGAGATCCTGGGCGAATACCTGCAAGGCGAAGGAGATTTCCTCGAAGGGGCGGGTAACGGGAAAGAGGCTCTCGCCATGTACGGGAAGCGCCCTTACGACCTCATCATCACCGACCTCAACATGCCCCTCATGTCGGGCATGGACCTGCTCAAGGGGATCGCGAAATACGGCAGCACCACGGAGTGCATTATCATCACCGGGTATGCCTCCCTCGACACGGCCATAGAGGCGGTGAAACTTGGCGCCTTCGACTATATCGTGAAGCCCTTCAGGATGGAGGAGCTGAGGGTGGTGGTCAAGAACGCCCGTGACAAGATCATGCTCAAGAAAGTGAATGCGAGGCTTTTTGAGAAGCTCTCCTATTTTTATGAAGAGCTTGAGAAATATAAGAAGAAAGAGAGCGAGAAGCAGGAGGAGATCGAGCCGATGGTCGATACGGAAGGGATCATCAACGACATCCTCAAACTCGAGAAGATACGAAGGGGAAGGTTCCTGATAGAATGA